Proteins from a genomic interval of Syngnathus acus chromosome 4, fSynAcu1.2, whole genome shotgun sequence:
- the LOC119121701 gene encoding regulator of G-protein signaling 21-like has protein sequence MSQFTNPFFSKLGLFKITDLIKHVKRTRSPLNDIKCHPSLEDLLQNKVYLAAFHSYLQSEFSDENIEFWLTCENFRANASQDNLLWKARGIYQEFIQPTACKEINVDQHIREKIKETLDRPSPTCFDEAQKHVYLLMERDSCPRFLQSEVYLRLKQKTRSRSRVRAAHQ, from the exons ATGTCACAATTCACAAAtccgtttttttccaagctTGGTCTCTTTAAGATAACGGATCTGATCAAACATGTCAAACGGACCAGAAG cCCACTGAATGACATCAAATGCCATCCGAGTCTTGAAGACTTACTCCAGAATAAAG TGTACTTAGCAGCCTTCCACTCCTATCTGCAATCTGAGTTCAGTGATGAAAACATCGAGTTCTGGCTGACATGCGAGAACTTTCGGGCAAATGCCTCCCAAGACAACCTCCTGTGGAAAGCCAGAGGGATTTACCAGGAGTTCATCCAGCCTACAGCCTGTAAAGAG ATCAATGTGGACCAACACATTCGCGAAAAGATCAAGGAAACCTTGGACCGGCCCAGTCCAACATGCTTCGACGAGGCCCAGAAGCATGTTTACCTGCTCATGGAGAGAGACTCCTGCCCGAGATTCCTGCAGTCTGAGGTTTACCTGAGACTGAAGCAGAAAACCAGAAGCAG